One Saccharopolyspora erythraea NRRL 2338 genomic region harbors:
- a CDS encoding beta-ketoacyl-[acyl-carrier-protein] synthase family protein: MTGLHEVVVTGMGVVSPLGVGTEQFHANQQLGRSAVRRVTAYDPGDDPVRIAAEVDLPEQFQFTRRDQLRTDRCTQLAIVAARLGVEEAKLDLAASDTSRIGVVIGSGMGGVGTWERNCLALHESGVRAMRTKTVPMSMINDPSASIAIRYGTTGPCTTVTTACASGADALVAAAQMIRLGEADVVLAGGAEAPLSRSVLAGFARLGALSEDNDAPESACRPFSADRTGFVMGEGAAVLVLESAEHATARGAQVRARMAGYGRSADAYHVTMPHPEAAGARAAIVAALRDAGAQPSDVDFVNAHGTGTALNDHAEALAMRAVFGTGVERIPVTATKSLTGHSLGAAGAVEAVATVQAVSSGVIPPTANLRVPDPELGIDVVHGGPREARINLALSNSFAFGGHNVVLAFAPPL; the protein is encoded by the coding sequence GTGACCGGCCTGCACGAGGTCGTCGTGACCGGCATGGGCGTGGTCAGCCCGCTGGGGGTCGGCACCGAGCAGTTCCACGCCAACCAGCAGCTCGGCCGCAGCGCCGTCCGGCGCGTCACCGCCTACGACCCGGGCGACGACCCGGTGCGCATCGCGGCCGAGGTGGACCTGCCCGAGCAGTTCCAGTTCACCCGGCGCGACCAGCTGCGCACCGACCGGTGCACGCAGCTGGCGATCGTCGCCGCCCGGCTGGGCGTCGAGGAGGCCAAGCTCGACCTCGCCGCGTCCGACACCTCGCGCATCGGCGTGGTCATCGGCTCCGGCATGGGCGGCGTGGGGACCTGGGAGCGCAACTGCCTGGCCCTGCACGAGTCGGGGGTGCGGGCGATGCGCACCAAGACCGTCCCGATGTCGATGATCAACGACCCGTCGGCGTCCATCGCGATCCGCTACGGCACCACCGGCCCCTGCACGACGGTCACCACCGCCTGCGCCTCGGGCGCCGACGCACTGGTGGCGGCGGCGCAGATGATCCGCCTCGGCGAGGCCGACGTGGTGCTGGCGGGCGGCGCCGAGGCGCCGCTGTCGCGCAGCGTCCTGGCCGGCTTCGCGCGCCTCGGCGCGCTGTCGGAGGACAACGACGCGCCCGAGAGCGCGTGCCGTCCGTTCAGCGCCGACCGGACGGGCTTCGTCATGGGCGAAGGCGCGGCCGTGCTGGTCCTGGAGTCCGCCGAGCACGCCACCGCGCGCGGCGCGCAGGTGCGGGCGCGGATGGCCGGCTACGGGCGCTCCGCCGACGCCTACCACGTGACGATGCCGCACCCCGAGGCCGCCGGCGCGCGGGCCGCCATCGTCGCGGCGCTGCGCGACGCCGGTGCCCAGCCGTCCGACGTCGACTTCGTCAACGCCCACGGCACCGGCACCGCCCTCAACGACCACGCCGAAGCCCTCGCCATGCGCGCGGTGTTCGGCACCGGCGTGGAGCGGATCCCGGTCACCGCGACCAAGTCGCTCACCGGGCACTCGCTCGGCGCGGCGGGGGCGGTCGAGGCCGTGGCCACCGTGCAGGCGGTGTCCAGCGGGGTCATCCCGCCCACGGCCAACCTCCGGGTGCCCGATCCCGAGCTCGGCATCGACGTGGTCCACGGCGGGCCGCGCGAGGCGCGCATCAACCTGGCGCTGTCGAACTCGTTCGCCTTCGGCGGGCACAACGTCGTGCTCGCCTTCGCCCCACCCCTGTAG
- a CDS encoding MMPL family transporter, with protein sequence MTATPMRSQQQQKPPLLARVGAGAARRFRAVLVLAALVCGAALALSAGVNDQLAGGGYTPSDSESAVAQRTLSERFQGGTPNLVLVAEPAAALDAPETVDAARRLQQAVRDSGKADWVHSFWETGDPALVAPDGRAAMFAVRLSGEEDHAQRASRDLVPELQRDFPGLRLSATGEAQVNAEVNEQSQVDLVWAELLGAPLVGLLLLLVFRTPLAALLPLAIGAVSVTLTLAVLTLLTKVTDVSMFAMNITTALGFGLAVDYSLFIVTRYREELAAGRTMDEAIATSTAKAGRTVLFSAVTVAVSLAALLVFPLYFLRSLAYAALPVVLIAGIASIVVLPALLRLTGRHLARWDVLSRFIGPPRTEGPMWHRIATSVMRRPLLTSLPVIALLLVFAIPFADVRFGLTDERVLPPDAGSHRAATIVDERFPQAKQTTVEVLLTGAGSQETERYAQELSQREGVTGVQAPGAVYVEGAPVAPGQPARTSDETAWITMAVDHEPYDTAAEDLVRSVRAAPAPGELAVAGDTAVLVDTKASLLERLPAALALLGLSTLVLLFLFTGSVLIPFKAILMNLLSLTASFGAAVYVFQYGNLRWLVGDFTVTGHIEVTIPVLMFCIAFGLSMDYEVFLLSRIREQYLIGGHNEEAVAIGLERTGRLVTAAAGIVAAVLLVLATSQLSILKLLGVGLTLAVVVDAALVRAVIVPAFMRLMGRANWWAPPLLRRVHRRIGISESGD encoded by the coding sequence ATGACCGCAACGCCCATGCGATCGCAACAACAGCAGAAGCCGCCATTGCTGGCCCGGGTGGGCGCGGGAGCTGCACGCCGCTTCCGCGCGGTCCTCGTGCTGGCCGCACTCGTGTGCGGGGCGGCGCTGGCGCTCAGCGCCGGCGTCAACGACCAGCTCGCGGGCGGCGGCTACACGCCGTCGGACTCCGAGTCGGCGGTGGCGCAACGGACGCTGAGCGAGCGGTTCCAGGGCGGCACCCCGAACCTGGTGCTGGTGGCCGAGCCGGCGGCGGCGCTGGACGCCCCCGAGACAGTCGACGCGGCGCGGCGGTTGCAGCAGGCGGTGCGGGACTCCGGCAAGGCCGACTGGGTGCACTCGTTCTGGGAGACCGGCGACCCGGCGCTGGTCGCCCCGGACGGCCGCGCCGCGATGTTCGCGGTGCGCCTCAGCGGCGAGGAGGACCACGCGCAGCGCGCGTCGCGCGACCTGGTGCCCGAACTGCAGCGCGACTTCCCCGGACTGCGCCTGTCGGCCACCGGTGAGGCGCAGGTCAACGCCGAGGTCAACGAGCAGAGCCAGGTCGACCTGGTGTGGGCCGAGCTGCTCGGCGCCCCGCTGGTCGGCCTGTTGCTGCTGCTGGTGTTCCGCACCCCGCTGGCGGCGCTGCTGCCGCTGGCGATCGGCGCCGTCTCGGTGACCCTCACGCTGGCGGTGCTGACGCTGCTGACCAAGGTCACCGACGTCTCGATGTTCGCCATGAACATCACCACCGCGCTGGGCTTCGGCCTCGCGGTGGACTACAGCCTGTTCATCGTCACCCGCTACCGCGAGGAGCTCGCCGCGGGCCGCACGATGGACGAGGCCATCGCCACCAGCACCGCCAAAGCCGGCCGCACCGTGCTGTTCTCCGCGGTGACCGTCGCGGTGTCGCTGGCCGCGCTCCTGGTCTTCCCGCTGTACTTCCTGCGGTCGCTGGCCTACGCGGCACTGCCGGTGGTGCTGATCGCGGGCATCGCGAGCATCGTCGTCCTGCCCGCGCTGCTGCGGCTGACCGGCCGGCACCTCGCGCGCTGGGACGTGCTGAGCCGGTTCATCGGACCACCTCGCACCGAAGGCCCGATGTGGCACCGGATCGCCACGTCGGTCATGCGGCGCCCGCTGCTCACGTCGCTGCCGGTGATCGCGCTGCTGCTGGTGTTCGCGATCCCCTTCGCCGACGTGCGGTTCGGGCTCACCGACGAACGCGTGCTGCCGCCCGACGCCGGGTCCCACCGCGCCGCCACGATCGTCGACGAGCGGTTCCCGCAGGCCAAGCAGACCACTGTGGAGGTGCTGCTCACCGGCGCGGGATCGCAGGAGACGGAGCGCTACGCACAGGAGCTCTCGCAGCGCGAAGGCGTCACCGGTGTCCAGGCCCCCGGCGCGGTCTACGTCGAAGGCGCACCGGTCGCTCCGGGGCAGCCGGCGCGCACCAGCGACGAGACCGCCTGGATCACGATGGCCGTCGACCACGAGCCCTACGACACCGCGGCCGAGGACCTGGTGCGCTCCGTGCGGGCGGCCCCGGCCCCCGGCGAGCTGGCCGTCGCCGGCGACACGGCCGTGCTGGTCGACACCAAGGCGAGCCTGCTGGAACGGCTCCCGGCCGCGCTGGCGCTGCTGGGCCTGAGCACCCTGGTGCTGCTGTTCCTGTTCACCGGCAGCGTGCTGATCCCGTTCAAGGCCATCCTGATGAACCTGCTCAGCCTGACGGCCAGCTTCGGTGCCGCGGTCTACGTGTTCCAGTACGGCAACCTGCGGTGGCTGGTCGGGGACTTCACCGTGACCGGGCACATCGAGGTCACCATCCCGGTGCTGATGTTCTGCATCGCGTTCGGGCTTTCGATGGACTACGAGGTCTTCCTGCTGTCCCGGATCCGCGAGCAGTACCTGATCGGCGGCCACAACGAGGAGGCGGTGGCCATCGGCCTGGAGCGCACCGGCCGCCTGGTCACCGCGGCGGCGGGCATCGTCGCGGCGGTGCTGCTGGTGCTGGCCACCTCGCAGCTCTCCATCCTCAAGCTGCTGGGCGTCGGGCTGACGCTGGCGGTGGTCGTCGACGCCGCGCTGGTGCGGGCGGTCATCGTGCCGGCGTTCATGCGGCTGATGGGCCGGGCCAACTGGTGGGCACCGCCCTTGCTGCGCCGGGTGCACCGCAGGATCGGGATCTCGGAGTCGGGGGACTGA
- a CDS encoding FAS1-like dehydratase domain-containing protein, translating to MEIDPAVIGRSYPGVAPHPVGAGEIARFADAIGDPHPAYRDAEAARAAGHPAVVAPPTYPIVLCGAALERLMADPELNPGGLAMVHRGQSFDIRRPIRAGDHLQVTPTITGLRVLAGVPALTVTTDISTVDGEPVCTATSSVALIPADAASSDAVGAGSGSA from the coding sequence GTGGAGATCGACCCCGCGGTCATCGGACGCTCGTACCCCGGCGTGGCACCGCATCCGGTCGGGGCGGGCGAGATCGCCCGCTTCGCCGACGCGATCGGCGACCCCCACCCGGCCTACCGCGACGCCGAGGCGGCGCGGGCGGCCGGGCACCCGGCGGTCGTGGCACCACCCACCTACCCGATCGTGCTGTGCGGGGCGGCGCTGGAACGACTCATGGCCGACCCCGAGCTCAACCCTGGCGGCCTGGCGATGGTGCACCGGGGGCAGAGCTTCGACATCCGGCGCCCGATCCGCGCGGGCGACCACCTCCAGGTCACCCCCACCATCACCGGCCTGCGAGTACTCGCCGGCGTACCGGCGCTCACCGTCACCACGGATATCTCCACAGTGGACGGAGAACCGGTGTGCACGGCTACGTCGTCGGTCGCGCTGATCCCGGCCGATGCGGCGTCATCGGACGCGGTCGGGGCCGGATCCGGGTCGGCGTAG
- a CDS encoding zinc-dependent alcohol dehydrogenase family protein gives MKAVAIRTFGPPEGLAVIDLPAPTPAAGQVLIETEAIGVGGVDALIRSGALASYGFEEGHILGSEVAGTVTAVGDGVAASWVGRRVWAFTGVGGGYVESAIAPVEEVVPLPANISPADAVTLGNSGVVAHFGLAHAHFVPGESVLVRGAAGSIGITTVQLAARGGADAVAVTTSSAERGDRLRELGATHVLDRSGDGGEDAPAGYDVVIDIIAGADMPAFFDKLNPNGRMVAVGIVGGPPPAGFGMRMFEAFRKSMSFATFSADTVPEPGRRAVRTEQFAAAGRGELHTVVHELLPLEQAVLAHQKMDTGEVFGRIVLTP, from the coding sequence ATGAAGGCAGTCGCGATCCGGACGTTCGGACCTCCCGAGGGTCTAGCGGTCATCGACCTCCCCGCCCCGACCCCCGCTGCCGGGCAGGTGCTGATCGAAACCGAGGCGATCGGCGTCGGTGGGGTCGACGCCTTGATCCGCAGCGGTGCTCTCGCTTCCTACGGTTTCGAGGAAGGCCACATTCTCGGAAGTGAGGTGGCGGGCACCGTGACTGCAGTCGGCGACGGCGTCGCCGCGTCATGGGTCGGCCGACGCGTGTGGGCGTTCACCGGCGTGGGCGGCGGCTACGTCGAAAGCGCGATCGCGCCGGTCGAGGAGGTCGTCCCCCTCCCGGCGAACATCTCCCCCGCCGACGCGGTGACGCTCGGGAACTCCGGGGTGGTAGCCCATTTCGGCCTGGCCCACGCCCACTTCGTCCCTGGCGAGTCGGTGCTGGTGCGCGGCGCGGCGGGCAGCATCGGGATCACGACCGTCCAACTCGCGGCGCGGGGTGGTGCCGACGCGGTGGCGGTCACGACGTCGTCGGCCGAGCGCGGTGATCGCCTGCGCGAGCTCGGCGCGACCCACGTGCTGGACCGCTCCGGCGACGGAGGTGAGGACGCTCCCGCGGGCTACGACGTCGTCATCGACATCATCGCCGGTGCGGACATGCCGGCGTTTTTCGACAAACTCAACCCGAACGGTCGTATGGTGGCTGTCGGCATAGTGGGAGGACCGCCGCCGGCGGGGTTCGGCATGCGGATGTTCGAGGCGTTCCGGAAGTCGATGTCGTTCGCCACCTTCAGCGCCGACACCGTCCCCGAACCCGGCCGGCGTGCCGTGAGGACCGAGCAGTTCGCTGCCGCAGGCCGTGGCGAGCTGCACACGGTGGTGCACGAGCTGCTGCCGTTGGAGCAAGCTGTGCTGGCGCACCAGAAGATGGACACCGGCGAGGTGTTCGGCAGGATCGTGCTGACACCGTGA
- a CDS encoding FAD-dependent monooxygenase, whose protein sequence is MKQHDTVLVVGAGPCGLAVAAELRRLGVQVTIVDSEPVAGTGSRAILLWPPVLEVLDELGVGATARETGLQPQALSYHLGTGRTVRVGLGAENAPLLLPQERTSALLEQALVRYGGAVERGIRITKVVQHDDSVAASALHPDGTTTDFEADWLIAADGLRSQVREQLGVPFEGEQLPTTFLLAEGRLEGDIGRDSIHYFLGETGVVLVAPLPGGEFRISGAIPEGTQVSTAQVQRLLDERGPGGLRVGELRALSTFVSHERAAGTLHTGRAFLLGDAAHVHSAIGGQGLNLGIQDARNLAWKLAGVVHGRFAPVVLRSYEAERRVAIRQTLATTGRMARQAVAGPLARRVRDVVWGGLEAVGAMDRWWAPLLAGWRSRYPDVLLGEERHAHWSSAWRLSPRPGTRNPHLLPKPDDGLAGRFQLVTWGGPDCELARRGRELAGDLPGVVAHFALGGRRERFVLLRPDSYVAAAGGPADFTAARSLLDDLTTV, encoded by the coding sequence ATGAAGCAGCACGACACCGTTCTCGTCGTAGGAGCAGGGCCGTGCGGGCTCGCGGTCGCCGCGGAGCTCCGGCGGCTCGGGGTCCAGGTCACCATCGTGGACTCCGAACCGGTGGCCGGCACGGGATCGCGCGCCATCCTGCTGTGGCCGCCGGTACTGGAGGTGCTGGACGAACTCGGCGTCGGCGCGACCGCCCGCGAAACGGGACTGCAGCCCCAGGCATTGTCCTACCACCTCGGCACCGGCCGGACGGTGCGCGTCGGGCTGGGCGCCGAGAACGCCCCGCTGCTGCTGCCGCAGGAGCGGACCAGCGCCCTGCTGGAGCAGGCGCTCGTCCGGTACGGGGGTGCGGTCGAACGCGGGATCCGGATCACCAAGGTCGTCCAGCACGACGACTCGGTCGCGGCGTCGGCGCTGCACCCGGACGGCACGACCACCGACTTCGAAGCGGACTGGCTCATCGCCGCCGACGGGCTGCGCAGCCAGGTCCGCGAACAGCTCGGCGTGCCCTTCGAAGGCGAGCAGCTGCCCACCACGTTCCTGCTCGCCGAAGGACGCCTCGAAGGCGACATCGGCCGCGACTCGATCCACTACTTCCTCGGTGAGACCGGCGTGGTGCTGGTGGCACCGCTGCCCGGCGGCGAGTTCCGGATCTCCGGTGCCATCCCCGAAGGGACGCAGGTGAGCACGGCGCAGGTGCAGAGGCTGCTCGACGAGCGCGGCCCCGGCGGTCTGCGCGTGGGCGAGTTGCGCGCGCTGTCCACGTTCGTCAGCCACGAGCGCGCGGCCGGCACGTTGCACACCGGCCGTGCGTTCCTACTCGGGGACGCGGCGCACGTCCACAGCGCGATCGGCGGACAGGGGCTGAACCTCGGCATCCAGGACGCCCGCAACCTTGCCTGGAAGCTCGCCGGTGTGGTCCACGGCAGGTTCGCCCCCGTGGTGCTGCGCAGCTACGAGGCGGAACGGCGGGTCGCGATCCGCCAGACCCTGGCCACCACCGGCCGGATGGCCCGGCAGGCGGTGGCCGGACCCCTGGCCCGGCGGGTCCGCGACGTGGTGTGGGGCGGCCTGGAAGCGGTCGGGGCGATGGACCGCTGGTGGGCGCCGCTGCTCGCGGGCTGGCGCAGCCGCTACCCGGACGTGCTGCTCGGCGAGGAACGCCACGCCCACTGGTCGTCGGCCTGGCGGCTGTCACCGCGGCCGGGCACCCGCAACCCGCACCTGCTCCCCAAACCCGACGACGGCCTCGCCGGACGCTTCCAGCTCGTCACCTGGGGCGGTCCGGACTGCGAGCTCGCCCGTCGCGGCCGGGAACTGGCCGGCGACCTGCCCGGCGTGGTAGCCCACTTCGCGCTGGGCGGGCGGAGGGAGCGATTCGTGCTGCTGCGCCCGGACTCCTACGTCGCCGCCGCCGGCGGCCCGGCCGACTTCACCGCCGCACGATCGCTGCTCGACGACCTGACCACCGTCTGA